A single genomic interval of Rhinopithecus roxellana isolate Shanxi Qingling chromosome 11, ASM756505v1, whole genome shotgun sequence harbors:
- the MRPL43 gene encoding 39S ribosomal protein L43, mitochondrial → MTARGTPSRFLASVLHNGLGRYVQQLQRLSFSVSRDSASSRGAREFVEREVIDFARRNPGIVIYVNSRPCCVPRVVAEYLNGAVREESIHCKSVEEISTLVQKLANQSGLDVIRIRKPFHTDNPSIQGQWHPFTNKPTTFRGLCPREVQDPAPAQVQAQ, encoded by the exons ATGACTGCTCGCGGGACTCCGAGCCGCTTCTTGGCCAGTGTTCTGCACAACGGACTGGGTCGCTACGTGCAGCAGCTGCAGCGTCTGAGCTTCAGCGTCAGCCGCGACAGCGCCTCGTCTCGCGGCGCCAG GGAGTTCGTGGAGCGGGAGGTGATCGACTTCGCCCGACGGAACCCAGGGATCGTAATATATGTGAACTCGCGTCCGTGCTGCGTGCCCAGAGTAGTGGCCGAATACC TTAACGGGGCTGTGCGCGAGGAGAGCATCCACTGCAAGTCGGTCGAGGAGATCTCGACGCTGGTGCAGAAGCTGGCCAACCAGTCGGGTTTGGACGTGATCCGCATCCGCAAGCCCTTCCACACTGACAACCCTAGCATCCAGGGCCAGTGGCACCCCTTCACCAACAAGCCGACCACTTTCCGCGGGCTGTGCCCCCGAGAGGTTCAGGATCCTGCCCCAGCCCAGGTGCAAGCACAGTGA
- the LZTS2 gene encoding leucine zipper putative tumor suppressor 2, whose translation MAIVQTLPLPLEPAPEAATAPKAPAMGSVSSLISGRPCPGGPAPPRHHGPPGPTFFRQQDGLLRGGYEAQEPLCPAVPPRKAVPVTSFTYINEDFRTESPPSPSSDVEDAREQRAHNAHLRGPPPKLIPVSGKLEKNMEKILIRPTAFKPVLPKPRGAPSLPSFMGPRATGLSGSQGSLTQLFGGPASSSSSSSSSSAADKPLAFSGWASGCPSGTLSDSGRNSLSSLPTYSTGGAEPTTSSPGGHLPSHGSGRGALPGPARGVPTGPSHSDSGRSSSSKSTGSLGGRVAAGLLGNGTRASPDSSSCGERSPPPPPPPPSDEALLHCVLEGKLREQEAELQQLRDSLDENEATMCQAYEEQQRHWQREREALREDCAAQAQRAQRAQQLLQLQVFQLQQEKRQLQDDFAQLLQEREQLERRCATLEREQRELGPRLEETKWEVCQKSGEISLLKQQLKESQAELVQKGSELVALRVALREARATLRVSEGRARGLQEAARARELELEACSQELQRHRQEAERLREKAGQLDAEAAGLREPAVPPATADPFLLAESDEAKVQRAAAGVGGSLRAQVERLRVELQRERRRGEEQRDSFEGERLAWQAEKEQVIRYQKQLQHNYIQMYRRNRQLEQELQQLSLELEARELAELGLAEQAPCICLEEITATEI comes from the exons ATGGCCATTGTGCAGACTCTGCCATTGCCACTGGAGCCTGCTCCTGAAGCTGCCACTGCCCCGAAAGCTCCAGCCATGGGCAGTGTGAGCAGCCTTATCTCAGGCCGGCCCTGTCCCGGGGGTCCAGCTCCTCCCCGCCACCACGGCCCTCCTGGGCCCACCTTCTTCCGCCAGCAGGATGGCCTGCTGCGGGGTGGCTATGAGGCACaggagccgctgtgcccagctgTGCCTCCTAGGAAGGCTGTCCCTGTCACCAGCTTCACCTACATCAATGAGGACTTCCGGACGGAGTCACCCCCTAGCCCAAGCAGTGATGTTGAGGATGCCCGAGAGCAGCGGGCACACAATGCCCACCTCCGCGGCCCACCACCGAAGCTCATCCCTGTCTCTGGAAAGCTGGAGAAG AACATGGAGAAGATCCTGATCCGCCCAACAGCCTTCAAGCCAGTGCTGCCCAAACCTCGAGGGGCTCCGTCCCTGCCTAGCTTCATGGGTCCTCGGGCCACCGGgctgtctgggagccagggcAGCCTGACGCAGCTGTTTGGgggccctgcctcctcctcctcttcttcctcctcctcttcagctgCTGACAAACCCCTGGCATTTAGTGGCTGGGCCAGTGGCTGCCCATCAGGGACGCTATCCGACTCTGGCCGAAACTCACTGTCCAGCCTGCCCACCTACAGCACCGGAGGTGCCGAGCCAACCACCAGCTCCCCAGGCGGGCACCTGCCTTCCCATGGCTCTGGGCGAGGGGCACTGCCTGGGCCAGCCCGAGGGGTCCCTACTGGGCCCTCCCACTCAGACAGTGGCCGGTCCTCCTCCAGCAAGAGCACAGGCTCCCTGGGGGGCCGTGTGGCTGCCGGGCTTTTGGGCAATGGTACCCGGGCCTCCCCTGACAGCAGCTCCTGTGGGGAGCGCTCACCACCACCCCCGCCTCCACCTCCTTCGGACGAGGCCCTGCTGCACTGTGTCCTGGAAGGAAAGCTCCgagagcaggaggcagagcttcaGCAGCTGCGGGACAGTCTGGACGAGAATGAGGCTACCATGTGCCAG GCCTATGAGGAGCAGCAGCGGCACTGGCAGCGAGAGCGTGAGGCCCTGCGAGAGGACTGTGCGGCCCAGGCACAGCGGGCACAGCGGGCCCAACAGCTGCTGCAGCTGCAGGTGTTCCAGCTGCAGCAGGAGAAGCGGCAGTTGCAGGATGACTTCGCACAGCTGCTGCAGGAGCGTGAACAGCTGGAGCGGCGCTGCGCCACCTTGGAGCGGGAGCAGCGGGAGCTCGGGCCAAGGCTTGAGGAGACCAAGTGGGAG GTGTGCCAGAAATCAGGCGAGATCTCCCTGCTGAAGCAGCAGCTGAAGGAGTCTCAGGCAGAGCTGGTGCAGAAGGGCAGCGAGCTGGTGGCCTTGCGGGTGGCACTGCGGGAGGCCCGTGCTACCCTGCGGGTCAGTGAGGGCCGTGCGCGGGGTCTACAGGAGGCTGCCCGAGCTCGGGAGCTGGAGCTGGAAGCCTGTTCCCAGGAGCTGCAGCGACACCGCCAGGAAGCCGAGCGGCTGCGGGAGAAAGCTGGGCAGTTGGATGCTGAGGCAGCTGGACTCCGGGAGCCCGCTGTGCCACCTGCCACTGCTGACCCATTCCTCCTGGCAGAGAGTGATGAGGCCAAAGTGCAGCGGGCAGCAGCCGGGGTTGGGGGCAGCTTGCGGGCCCAGGTGGAGCGACTGCGGGTGGAGCTGCAGCGGGAGAGGCGGCGGGGTGAGGAGCAGCGGGACAGCTTTGAGGGGGAGCGGCTGGCCTGGCAGGCAGAGAAGGAGCAGGTGATCCGCTACCAGAAGCAGCTGCAGCACAACTACATCCAGATGTACCGGCGCAACCGGCAGCTAGAGCAGGAGCTGCAGCAGCTCAGCCTAGAGCTGGAGGCCCGGGAGCTCGCGGAGCTGGGCCTGGCTGAGCAGGCCCCCTGCATCTGCCTGGAGGAGATCACTGCTACTGAGATCTAG
- the TWNK gene encoding twinkle protein, mitochondrial isoform X2: protein MLTQFAEGRLEDQLDKYDHWADRFEDLPLYFMTFHGQQSIRTVIDTMQHAVYVYDICHVVIDNLQFMMGHEQLSTDRIAAQDYIVGVFRKFATDNNCHVTLVIHPRKEDDDKELQTASIFGSAKASQEADNVLILQDKKLVTGPGKRYLQVSKNRFDGDVGVFPLEFNKNSLTFSIPPKNKARLKKIKDDTGPVAKKPSSGKKGATPQKSEICSGQAPTANQPNTSKRSK from the exons ATGCTTACACAGTTTGCCGAGGGGCGGCTGGAAGATCAACTGGACAAATACGATCACTGGGCTGACCGCTTTGAGGACCTGCCCCTCTATTTCATGACTTTCCATGGACAGCAGAGCATCAG GACTGTAATAGATACAATGCAACATGCAGTCTACGTCTATGACATTTGTCATGTGGTCATCGACAACCTGCAGTTCATGATGGGTCACGAGCAGCTGTCCACAGACAG gaTCGCAGCTCAGGACTACATCGTCGGGGTCTTTCGGAAGTTTGCGACAGACAATAACTGCCATGTGACGCTGGTCATTCACCCCCGGAAAGAGGATGATGACAAGGAACTACAGACAGCATCCATTTTTGGCTCAGCCAAA GCAAGCCAGGAAGCAGACAATGTTCTGATCCTGCAGGACAAGAAGCTGGTAACTGGGCCAGGGAAACGGTATCTGCAGGTGTCCAAGAACCGCTTTGATGGAGATGTAGGTGTCTTCCCACTTGAGTTCAACAAGAACTCCCTCACCTTCTCCATTCCACCGAAGAACAAGGCCCGGCTCAAGAAGATCAAGGATGACACTGGACCAGTGGCCAAAAAGCCCTCTTCTGGCAAAAAGGGGGCTACACCACAGAAATCTGAGATTTGCTCAGGCCAGGCCCCCACTGCCAACCAGCCAAATACCTCTAAGCGTTCAAAGTGA
- the SEMA4G gene encoding semaphorin-4G, which produces MWGRLWPFLLSILIATAVPGPSLRRPSRELDATPRMTIPYEELSGTRHFAGQAQNYSTLLLEEASARLLVGARGALFSLSANDIGDGAHKEIHWEASPEMQSKCHQKGKNNQTECFNHVRFLQRLNSTHLYACGTHAFQPLCAAIDAEAFTLPTSFEEGKEKCPYDPARGFTGLIIDGGLYTATRYEFRSIPDIRRSRHPHSLRTEETPMHWLNDAEFVFSVLVRESKASAVGDDDKVYYFFTERATEEGSGSFTQSRSSHRVARVARVCKGDLGGKKILQKKWTSFLKARLICHIPLYETLRGVCSLDAETSSRTHFYAAFTLSTQWKTLEASAICRYDLAEIQAVFAGPYMEYQDGSRRWGRYEGGVPEPRPGSCITDSLRSQGYNSSQDLPSLVLDFVKLHPLMARPVVPTRGRPLLLKRNVRYTHLTGTPVTTPAGPTYDLLFLGTADGWIHKAVVLGSGMHIIEETQVFREPQSVENLVISLMQHSLYVGAPSGVIQLPLSSCSRYRSCYDCILARDPYCGWDPGTHACMAATTIANRSQGSRTALIQDIERGNRGCESSRDTGPPPPLKTRSVLRGDDVLLPCDQPSNLARALWLLNGSMGLSDGQGGYRVGVDGLLVTDAQPEHSGNYGCYAEENGLRTLLASYSLVVRPATPAPAPKAPDTPGAQLAPDVRLLYVLAIAALGGLCLILASSLLYVACLREGRRGRRRKYSLGRASRAGGSAVQLQTVSGQCPGEEDEGDEEEGAGGLEGSCLQIIPGEGAPAPPPPPPPLPPAELTNGLVALPSRLRRMNGNSYVLLRQSNNGVPAGPCSFAEELSRILEKRKHTQLVEQLDESSV; this is translated from the exons ATGTGGGGGAGGCTGTGGCCCTTCCTCCTGAGCATCCTCATAGCAACTGCAGTCCCGGGACCCTCACTGCGGAGACCATCTAGAGAACTAGATGCCACCCCTCGGATGACCATACCCTATGAAG AGCTCTCTGGGACCCGGCACTTCGCGGGCCAAGCCCAGAACTACTCAACACTGCTCCTGGAGGAGGCCTCAGCAAGGCTGCTGGTGGGAGCCCGAGGTGCCCTGTTCTCTCTCAGTGCCAACGACATAGGAGATGGGGCTCACAAAGAG ATCCACTGGGAAGCCTCCCCAGAGATGCAAAGCAAATGTCatcaaaaagggaaaaacaacCAG ACGGAGTGCTTTAACCATGTGCGGTTCCTGCAGCGGCTCAATTCCACCCATCTCTATGCATGTGGGACTCACGCCTTCCAGCCCCTCTGTGCAGCAATT GATGCTGAGGCCTTCACCTTGCCAACCAGCTttgaggaggggaaggagaagtgTCCTTACGACCCAGCCCGTGGCTTCACGGGCCTCATCATTG ATGGAGGCCTCTACACAGCCACTCGGTATGAATTCCGGAGCATTCCCGACATCCGTCGGAGCCGCCACCCACACTCCCTGAGAACTGAGGAGACACCAATGCATTGGCTCAATG ATGCTGAGTTTGTGTTCTCCGTCCTCGTGCGGGAGAGCAAGGCCAGTGCAGTGGGTGACGACGACAAGGTATACTACTTCTTCACGGAGCGTGCCACTGAGGAGGGCTCTGGCAGCTTCACTCAGAGCCGCAGCAGTCACCGTGTGGCCCGTGTGGCTCGTGTCTGCAAG GGAGACCTGGGAGGGAAGAAGATCCTGCAGAAGAAGTGGACATCCTTCCTGAAAGCCCGTCTCATCTGCCACATTCCACTGTATGAGACACTGCGTGGGGTCTGCAGCCTGGATGCTGAAACCTCAAGCCGTACACACTTCTATGCAGCCTTCACGCTGAGCACACAGTG GAAGACCCTGGAGGCCTCAGCCATCTGCCGCTATGACCTGGCAGAGATCCAGGCTGTCTTTGCAGGACCCTATATGGAATACCAGGATGGTTCCCGGCGCTGGGGTCGCTATGAGGGTGGGGTGCCTGAGCCCCGGCCTGGCTCG TGTATCACAGATTCATTGCGCAGCCAAGGCTACAATTCATCCCAAGACTTGCCATccctggtcctggactttgtaAAGTTGCACCCACTGATGGCTCGGCCCGTTGTGCCCACACGTGGAAGGCCCCTGCTGCTCAAGCGCAATGTACGCTACACACACCTTACAGGgacacctgtcaccacgcctgctGGACCCACCTATGACCTGCTCTTTCTGGGCACAG CTGATGGCTGGATCCACAAGGCCGTAGTCCTGGGCTCTGGGATGCACATTATTGAAGAGACACAAGTGttcagggagccccagtctgtggaaaatcTAGTCATCTCTCTAATGCAG CACAGCCTCTATGTGGGGGCTCCTAGCGGAGTCATCCAGCTACCACTCTCCAGCTGCTCCCGCTACAGATCCTGCTATGACTGCATCTTGGCCCGAGACCCCTACTGTGGCTGGGACCCTGGCACCCATGCCTGCATGGCAGCCACCACCATAGCCAACAGGTCCCAGGGAAGCAG GACAGCACTGATACAGGACATAGAGAGAGGAAATCGAGGCTGTGAGAGCAGCAGGGATACAG ggccaccaccaccactgaaGACCCGCTCTGTGCTCCGGGGTGATGATGTCCTCCTGCCCTGTGACCAGCCATCCAACCTGGCCCGGGCCTTGTGGCTACTCAATGGAAGCATGGGCCTGAGCGATGGACAGGGTGGCTACCGTGTGGGCGTGGATGGGCTGCTGGTGACAGATGCACAGCCTGAGCACAGTGGCAACTATGGCTGCTATGCTGAGGAAAATGGCCTCCGCACCCTGCTGGCCTCCTATAGCCTTGTGGTCCGGCCAGCTACTCCTGCCCCAGCTCCGAAAGCCCCTGACACACCTGGGGCACAGCTGGCACCTGATGTGAGACTGCTCTATGTGCTAGCCATTGCCGCACTTGGTGGCCTCTGTCTCATCctggcctcctccctcctctatGTGGCCTGTCTGCGGGAAGGCAGACGAGGGCGCCGACGGAAATACTCACTGGGTCGGGCCAGCCGGGCAGGAGGATCTGCCGTGCAACTGCAGACAGTCTCAGGCCAGTGTCCTGGAGAGGAAGATGAGGGCGAtgaggaggagggggctgggggcctggagggCAGCTGTCTCCAGATCATCCCTGGGGAGGGAGCCCCAGCCCCACCACCCCCACCGCCCCCACTGCCACCAGCTGAGCTGACCAATGGCCTGGTGGCACTGCCCAGCCGGCTGCGAAGGATGAATGGCAATAGCTATGTGCTTCTGAGGCAGAGCAACAATGGAGTACCAGCAGGGCCCTGCTCCTTCGCTGAGGAACTCAGCCGCATCCTGGAGAAAAGGAAGCACACACAGCTCGTGGAGCAGCTAGATGAGAGCTCTGTCTGA
- the TWNK gene encoding twinkle protein, mitochondrial isoform X1: MWVLLRGGHPLRILLPLRGEWMGRRGLPRNLAPGPPRRRYGKETLQALEMPVLPVTATEIRQYLRGHGIPFQDGHSCLRAPSPFAESSQLKDQTGVTTSFSLFIDKTTGRFLCMTSLAEGSWEDFQASVEGRGDGAEEGLLLSKAPEFEDSEEVRRIWNRAVPLWELPDQKEVQLADTMFGLTKVTDDTLKRFSVRYLRPARSLVFPWFSPGGSGLRGLKLLEAKCQGDGVSYEETTIPRPSAYHNLFGLPLISRRDAEVVLTSRELDSLALNQSTGLPTLTLPRGTTCLPPSLLPYLEQFRRIVFWLGDDLRSWEAAKLFARKLNPKRCFLVRPGDQQPRPLEALNRGFNLSRILRTALPAWHKSIVSFRQLREEVLGELSNVEQTAGLRWSRFPDLNRILKGHRKGELTVFTGPTGSGKTTFISEYALDLCSQGVNTLWGSFEISNVRLARVMLTQFAEGRLEDQLDKYDHWADRFEDLPLYFMTFHGQQSIRTVIDTMQHAVYVYDICHVVIDNLQFMMGHEQLSTDRIAAQDYIVGVFRKFATDNNCHVTLVIHPRKEDDDKELQTASIFGSAKASQEADNVLILQDKKLVTGPGKRYLQVSKNRFDGDVGVFPLEFNKNSLTFSIPPKNKARLKKIKDDTGPVAKKPSSGKKGATPQKSEICSGQAPTANQPNTSKRSK, encoded by the exons ATGTGGGTCCTCCTCAGAGGTGGGCACCCCCTCCGTATCTTGCTACCCCTGCGTGGGGAGTGGATGGGTCGGAGGGGCCTGCCCCGAAACTTGGCCCCAGGCCCTCCTCGCAGAAGGTATGGGAAGGAGACTCTCCAAGCCTTGGAGATGCCAGTGTTGCCTGTAACTGCAACCGAAATCCGCCAGTATTTGCGGGGGCATGGGATCCCCTTCCAGGATGGCCACAGTTGCCTGCGGGCACCGAGCCCCTTTGCAGAGTCTTCGCAGCTCAAAGACCAGACTGGTGTTACCACTTCCTTCAGCCTCTTCATTGACAAGACCACAGGCCGCTTTCTCTGCATGACCAGCCTAGCAGAGGGGAGCTGGGAAGACTTCCAGGCCAGCGTGGAGGGGCGAGGGGATGGGGCCGAGGAGGGGCTTCTGCTTAGTAAGGCTCCAGAATTTGAGGACAGCGAGGAGGTCCGGAGGATCTGGAACCGAGCAGTACCTCTCTGGGAGCTGCCTGATCAGAAAGAGGTTCAGCTGGCTGATACAATGTTTGGCCTTACCAAGGTTACAGATGACACACTCAAGCGTTTCAGTGTGCGATATCTGCGACCTGCTCGCAGTCTTGTCTTCCCTTGGTTCTCCCCTGGTGGCTCAGGATTACGAGGCCTGAAGCTACTAGAGGCTAAATGCCAGGGGGATGGAGTGAGCTATGAGGAAACCACTATTCCCCGACCCAGTGCCTACCACAATCTGTTTGGATTACCACTGATTAGTCGTAGAGATGCTGAGGTGGTACTGACCAGTCGTGAGCTTGACAGCCTGGCCTTGAACCAGTCCACGGGGCTGCCTACCCTTACTCTACCCCGAGGAACGACCTGTTTACCCCCTTCCTTACTCCCTTACCTGGAACAGTTCCGGCGGATTGTATTCTGGTTGGGGGATGACCTTCGGTCCTGGGAAGCGGCCAAGTTGTTTGCACGAAAACTGAACCCCAAACGATGCTTCTTGGTGCGGCCAGGTGACCAGCAGCCCCGTCCCCTGGAGGCCCTGAACAGAGGCTTCAATCTTTCTCGTATTCTTCGTACCGCCCTGCCTGCCTGGCACAAGTCCATCGTGTCTTTCCGGCAGCTTCGGGAGGAGGTGCTAGGAGAACTGTCAAATGTGGAGCAAACAGCTGGCCTCCGCTGGAGCCGCTTCCCAGACCTCAATCGTATCTTGAAGGGACATCGAAAGGGTGAACTGACGGTCTTCACAG GGCCAACAGGCAGTGGAAAGACGACATTCATCAGTGAGTATGCCCTGGATTTGTGTTCCCAGGGGGTGAACACACTGTGGGGTAGCTTCGAGATCAGTAATGTGAGACTAGCCCGGGTCATGCTTACACAGTTTGCCGAGGGGCGGCTGGAAGATCAACTGGACAAATACGATCACTGGGCTGACCGCTTTGAGGACCTGCCCCTCTATTTCATGACTTTCCATGGACAGCAGAGCATCAG GACTGTAATAGATACAATGCAACATGCAGTCTACGTCTATGACATTTGTCATGTGGTCATCGACAACCTGCAGTTCATGATGGGTCACGAGCAGCTGTCCACAGACAG gaTCGCAGCTCAGGACTACATCGTCGGGGTCTTTCGGAAGTTTGCGACAGACAATAACTGCCATGTGACGCTGGTCATTCACCCCCGGAAAGAGGATGATGACAAGGAACTACAGACAGCATCCATTTTTGGCTCAGCCAAA GCAAGCCAGGAAGCAGACAATGTTCTGATCCTGCAGGACAAGAAGCTGGTAACTGGGCCAGGGAAACGGTATCTGCAGGTGTCCAAGAACCGCTTTGATGGAGATGTAGGTGTCTTCCCACTTGAGTTCAACAAGAACTCCCTCACCTTCTCCATTCCACCGAAGAACAAGGCCCGGCTCAAGAAGATCAAGGATGACACTGGACCAGTGGCCAAAAAGCCCTCTTCTGGCAAAAAGGGGGCTACACCACAGAAATCTGAGATTTGCTCAGGCCAGGCCCCCACTGCCAACCAGCCAAATACCTCTAAGCGTTCAAAGTGA